Sequence from the Enhydrobacter sp. genome:
GCGGTTCCGTCGTGCTGCTGCAGGGCCGGGCCGAATTCATCGAGAAGTACGCCACCGAGGTGGTGGGCGAGTTGCTCGCCCGTGGCCTTTCCGTGTTCGCCGTCGATCTGCGCGGCCAGGGCCTGAGCGACCGCCCCCTGCCCGACCACGACAAGGGCCATGTCGACGACTTCGCCACCTACGTCGCCGACCTCGACGCGTTCCTCTCCGCCGTCGTCACCCCCATGGCGCCTCGCCCGATCGTGGCGCTCAGCCATTCGACGAGCGGAAACGTCGTGCTGCGCTACCTCGCAGAGCGCGGCTCGGGGCCCTTCGGGTCGGCGGTCTTCGTCTCGCCGATGACCGCACTCTGCCGCGGCGGAGCGATTCGCGCGCTGACCACCCTGCTCAGCCCGTTCGGCTGGCGCGACGGCGAATACATGGTCGGAACGGGTTCCTACGACCGCCAGCACCGCAATTTCGCGACGAACGACGTCACAAGGGACGAGCGGCGCTACCGGTTCACCGATGCCTGGTTCGACGCCGACCGCCGGCTGCGGCTGGGCGGGCCGACCGTGGGCTGGCTGCGCCAGGCGCTGCGCTCGATCGACCGGCTGGCCACGCCCGGCTCGCTCGAGCGCATCGATCTGCCGGTGCTGCTGGTCAGCGCCAACGGCGACCGCGTGGTCGACGCCACCTCGCACCGATCGGTCGCCAGCCGCATTCGCGGCTGCGAGCTGGTGGTCGTCGACGGCGCCCAGCACGAGATCCTGATGGAGACCGACCCGTTGCGCGACCGGTTCTGGCAGGCCTTCGACCGCTTCGCGCAATGACGGCGGAGCAGGTCCTGGTCGCCCTGGCCGCCTTCCTCGTCGCCGGGGTCGCCAAGGGCGCGGTCGGCATGGGCCTGCCGCCAATCGCCATCGGGCTCATGACCTTGGCCGTGCCGCTCGGCGACGCCCTGGCGCTCGTCGTCCTGCCGACCATCACGACCAACCTCTTCCAGGCCCTCTACGGGGGGCGCTTCGTGACGCTGCTGCGCCGCTTCGGAACGATGGCGGCGGCCGCCATCGCCGGCGTGATCGGCGTCGCGGTGATCCTTGGCCAGCTCGGCGCACCGGCCATGATCGGCTGGCTCGGCCTGCTGCTCGTGCTCTATGCCGGGCTGGCGCTGGTGGCCTGGAGGCCGACCGTGCCGCGCGATGCCGAAGCGTGGGCCAACCCGCTGGTCGGCATCGCCAGCGGCGCGGTCGCCGGGCTGACCGGTATCGCCGCCATGCCGTTCCTGCCTTACATGCAATCGCTGCAGATCGCGCGCGACGAGCTGGTGCAGGGCCTCGGCATCATGTTCATCTTCATCATGGGCGCGCTCGCCGTGGCGCTGGCGCAGCAGAACGTGCTGACCGCCGTCAACTCCCTGGGCAGCGCTGCCGCCATAGCGCCGACCTTCCTGGGTGTGTGGCTCGGCCAGAAGCTGCGTCGCCGCTTCTCGCCGGAGATGTTCCGCAGGGTCTTCCTGTTCGGCCTGCTGGCGATCGGGCTGCACATGTCGACGCGCCTGCTGTAAGAGTCCACTCATGCCCCTGCCGACCCATCGCCTGACGATCTGCGGCATTCCCGAGCTCGCCCAGCACTGCGGCGCGGGCGTGAGCCATGTGCTGTCGATCATCGACACCCACGAACCGCGGCCGTCGGCGCTCGACGGCTACGTCGAGGTCGATCATGAACTGATCCGCTTCGACGACGTGGTGGCGGAGTATCCCGGCTTCGAGGCCTGCACGCCGTCACACATCGAGAAGGTGCTGGCGTTCGGCGAGCGCGTGCATCTCCGGCCCAGCGGCCACGTGCTTGTCCATTGCCATGCCGGCGTGTCGCGCTCGACGGCGGCCGCCGCCATCCTGATGGCGCAGCATGCGCCCGGCGAGGAGGAAGCGGCCTTCCTCAGGCTCCTGAAGCTGCGCAAGCACGGGTGGCCCAACACGCGCATGGTCGAGTTCGCCGATCGGCTGCTGGGGCGCGACGGCGCGCTGATGCGCGGCCTCGTCGCCTATCGCCGCGCGCTCCTGCAGGAGAAACCGCATCTCAGCGAGATCATCCGCAACATCGGCCGCGGCCACGAGTTGCCGCGCTGACTACCGCCCCTTCATCGGCAGGCCGCCGAGATGGGTGCCGGCGTCGACGATCAGGAACTCGCCGGTGATGTTCGACGCGCTCGTGAGGAAGAAGATCGCCGCTTCCGCCATCTGCTCGGGCGTGCCGGCCTGGCGCAGCGGTGTGGTCTGCTCCTGCGCCGCCTTGAGCTTCTCGTAGTCGTCCTTGCCGAGCGCGCCGAGCAGCCAGCGCGTCTGGATGAAGCCCGGGCACACCGTGTTGACCCGGACCGCCGGGCCGAACCAGCGCGCCAGCGACAGGGTGAGCGTGTTCAGCGCGCCCTTCGACGCGGCATAGGGGATCGAGGTGCCGACGCCCATGACGCCCGCGATCGAGGAGATGTTGACGATCGAGCCGCGGTCGCCCCTGTCGTCCCATTGCTTCTTCATGGTCGGCCACACGGCGCGGCTCATCATGTACGGGCCGGTGACGTTGACCCGCAGGATGCGGTCGAAATCCTCCGGCGTCACGCCCTCGAGGTCGCCCTGGCTCTGGAACTTGGTGGTGCCGGCGTTGTTGATCAGCCCGTCGATGCGACCCCACTTCTTCAGGGTCTCGGCGGCGAGTTTGCGGCAATCGGCGTCCTGGCCCATATCGGCCTGCACCAGGATGGCGTCGACGCCCTTGGCCTTGACGGCGGCGTGGGTCTCGTCGGCTTCTTTCTTGCTCTTGGTGTAGTTGATCGCGACGTTCCAGCCGCGCGCCGCGAGATCGACGGCGCAGGCCGCGCCCAGTCCCGTCGCCGAGCCGGTCACGATTGCCACCTTGGCCATGCATTCCTCCCGATAGGTCCCGGCCGTCTTTCTAGGCTAGGATCGCATCCCATGGCAGACCTGTTTTCGATGAAGAACCGCATCGTTCTGCTGACCGGTGCGTCGCGCGGCCTGGGCCGCGACATGGCCCTCACGCTCGGCGCCGCGGGGGCAACGGTGCTGTGCGCCGGCCGGACCGTGAAGCAGCTTCAGGCGACGGCCAAGGCCATCCAGAAGAAGGGCGGCAAGGCGGAGGTCGTGCCGCTCGACGTCACCGATGAGGCCGCGGTGCGCGAGCAGGTTGCATCGATCGTCGCCCGGCACCGCCGCATCGACGTGCTGGTCAACAACGCCGGCGTGCTGAGCCGCGAGCCGATCGTCGATCTCTCCACCGAGTCGTTCCGCCGCACCGTCGAGACCGACCTGATCGCGCCCTTCGTGCTCAGCCGCGAGGTCGGCCGTCACATGCTGAAGCGGAGGTACGGCCGCATCGTCAACATCGCCTCGGTGCTGGCGATCATCGCCCGCGCCCAGGTCTCGGGCTATGTCTCGGCCAAGCACGGCATCGTCGGCCTGACCAAGAGTCTCGCCACCGAGTTCGGGCCTGACGTCACCGCCAATGCCATCTGCCCGGGCTACATCCGCACCGAGATCAACGTCGGCCTGCAGCAGAACCCGGAGTTCAACCAGATGCTCGAGCGGCGCACCGCCGCGCATCGCTGGGGCAAGCCGGAGGATCTGCGCGGCGCGCTGCTGCTGCTCGCCTCCGAGGCCGGCGCCTACATCACCGGCCAGACGCTGGTGGTCGATGGCGGCCTGAGCGTCGTGCTGGCCTGAGCGGCGGGACGCCGGCATGAGCGGCCTGCCGCGCTGGTCGATCTGGCTGCTGTTCGCGGGTCTGATCGGTTTCGGTTTCGCCGCCCACATGGGTTGGCTGCGCGATCCCTCGCTCGCCCCGGCCGACTATGTCGGCACGGTCGATGTCTCGGCCGAGGACGCCAAGGCCTATCGCGCCGTACCCTTCGAATGGCGGGTCACCAGCCCGGCCGGAACCTTCACCGGCAGCGACACCGCCTATGTCCGCATCGATTCCGCCGGCGAGCGCACCACGCTCTGCGGCTGGCTGCGCATGGACAAGGCGGGCGCCTCGATCCGTGCCGCACGCTGGCTGGTCGAAGCCCGCCTGAACGTCGGCGAGTTGAAGCTCTCCGCCCTGTTCATCGCGCCGGTCGAGAAGCCGCCGGGCGACGGCCTCAATGCCGGCTGCGCGCGCCTGGGCGAGGGCTTGAAGCCGCCCGCCGACGCGCCGCTGTCGCTCGAAGGACAGTCGGTGCGGGAGTAGGCATACATGTCTCACCGATGTCTCACTGCCTGAGACACGTTAAGCCATTGATATAACTATATTAATCGTCAAATGTCTCATTGAGACATCAGGCGGGCCTCGCGCGGGGCCGCCGGAATTGCCGGAATTACCGCAAAGGTCTAGGGTACGCCGATGTCCGAACAAAACGAGAACATTTGGCCCCCAAGGCACCCGCGATTCCGCAGCCATCCAGCCCCCATCAAGCGCGTCGCTGCCAACGATCTGATCGCGCGTGCCCTGCCGCCGCGAGCGATGATCCTGGAGCCGGTGCTGTCGTCGAAGAGCCTGGCGCTCGTCTACGGGCCGCGCGGCATCGGCAAGACCTTCCTCGGTCTCGGCATCGCCTGGGCCGCCGCCTCGGGCGAAAGCTTCCTGAAGTGGCGCGCCCCGCAGCCGCGCCGCGTGCTCTACGTCGACGGCGAGATGGCGGTGGGCGACATCCAGCAGCGGCTCGCCCATCTCGGCGCGGCGCCGCCGATGCTCGAGTTCATGCTGGCCGATCTCAACCGTGGCCCCCTTCCCGACCTCAGCCAGGAAGAAGGCCAGAACCAATTTGAGGAGAGCTGGGACGGCGCGCGCCCCGACTTGCTGGTGCTCGACAATCTCGCGAGCCTTGTCGGCATACGCAACGACGACGTCGACAGCTGGACCGGGCTGCAGCGCTGGCTCCTGAAGCTGCGGCGCCTCGGCATGGCCGTGCTGATGATCCATCACGCCAACAAGCAGGGCCGCCCGCGCGGCACCAGCCGGCGCGAGGACCTGCTCGACATCGTCATCGGCCTGCGGCGGCCGGGCGACTGGCAGCCCGAGCAAGGCGCGCGCTTCGAGCTGCATTTCGAGAAAGCGCGCGGCCTGCATGGCGAAGCCGCCGAACCGATCGAGGCGCGCGTGGAGACCGACGAGGCCGGCGTGCTGCGCTGGTGCTGGCAGCCCGCACACATCAGCGACCTTCACCGCGTCGCCGCCCTGCTCAAGGACGGCCTCAATCCCAACCAGATCGCCAGGGAACTCGGCATCCCGCGCGCCACGACCTACCGGATGCGCAAGCGGGCGATGGAGATGGGGTTGATTGAGAGGCGCTAGTCTCGGATACATCGCGGCACCTATGGTGCGGTTCCCGCGCCAGCGCTCGTAGCCGACACTCAATCGCTCAAAGCTGTCTTCAGTCCGCCAGGTTCTCTGCGGCCGATTGGCAACACACCTCTTGATTGTGGCCTATCCCATAGCGTGTTAGTTTACCGATCCGAGAAGGCTTGGCATGAGCGGACATCGCAAGTTTTTTGGAACTGGTTTCGAGGATGCTGAGTCGCCGCCGTAGGCGCATCAAACGGATGGTGCGCACCTTGCGCCGCACGCTCGATACTGGCGGACATACGGCTCAAGGCAGGGCTTCCCACCCAAGATAGAACTAAGGCTGCCCTTGGTGGTGAGCATGCATTCTGGAGTCCACCATGGATGAGCCTGTCTCAGCCGCTGACGCCAGCCGCAAGTTCCGTCTGCTTCTGCGCCGGATTCGGAAGGGAAAAAGTTACGTTGTGACCAGCCGCGGGAAGCCCATTGCACGGCTGGTCCCCGCAAGTAAACAAGATGGGGTGGCAGCCGGTGCGCGGACGAGGTTGCTGTCCCGCCTCGAAAAGCAGCCTGCACCGCTCACGAGACGATGGAGGCGCGACGAGCTCTACGAAGATGATCGGTGAGGGACGATCGGTGAGATCGTGATGAGCACGACTGAATTTCACCTGCCTCGATCCCCTTCCAGCTCCCTCGGCCGGATGATCAGGAACGCCACCAGCGCGCCCGCCATCAGCACGGCGATCACGAGGAACGACAGGCCCCATCCGAGCGGCGACATGCCGCCCGAGAGATCGAGCGTCCAGCCGATCGCCAAGGGGCCGACGAAGCCGCCAGCGTAGCCCAGCATCGAGTGCACCGCGAGCGTGGCGCCGCGGCGCGCGGGATCGGCGGCGCCGGCGGCTCCGGCGGTGAGCGACGACGAGTCGAGCCAGATCACGACGCCGTAGAAGACGATCAGCCCGACCGCGATCCAGTAGCCCATCGAGCCGAGGAAGCCGACCGAGGCGCCGACCAGGATCGACAGCGTCATCGCCGTCGCCACCAGGCGGCGGCGGCCGAAGCGGATCGAGGCTTCGTTGCCCAGCACCGAGGTGAGCGTGCCGAGCAGCCCCAGCACGGTGACGACCACGGCGGGCGAGACGAGGTCGCCGGCTTGGCCACTGCGGGCCGCGACCCAGGCGAGGAAGGCGACACCCCAGCCGCGCAGCGCGTTCATCTCGAGCGTGTGCACGCAGTAGGCCAGCGAATAGGCGAAGGCCGATCGGTTGGCGAGCACGGGCCGGAAGTCGAACAGCGCCGGCGCCGGCCTGCCCTGGCTCGCGGCGGGCCTGGCCGGCGGCGGACGGCCGGGAACGGCGAGGGTCACGGTGAGCCAGGCAATGGCCGCGGTGAGGCCGGCGCTGGCGAAGGCGAGGCGCCAGCCGAAGTGCTGCGCGATGAGCTCGCCCAACACATAGGACGCCGCCCCCGAGATGCCGATCGAGGCGGCATGTCCGGTGACGGCCCGCGACATCATCCTGGCGTCGACCTGGTCGGCCAGAAGCTTCAGGCCGGTCATGTAGGTACCGGCCCAGCCGATGCCGGCCAGGCCGCGCAAGGCGAGCGCCGACCAGAAACCCTCGGCCAGCAAACCGAAGGCGAGATGCGCCACGGCGGTGCAGCCGACGCCGAACAGGTAGACACGCTTGGCGTCGATGCGGTCGGTGAGAGTCACCAGCACCGGCACCGAGACCATGTAGGTGGCGTAGAACGAGGACGTGATCCAGCCGGCCTCGCTGTTGGTGAGCTGCCAGCGCTCCATCATCTCCGGCAGCAGCACCGGCCAGTAGCCGGCGCCGAGCTGCACGAAGACCTGCGCGGCGCAGACGATGGCGACGAGGCGGGCGGCGGAACGCTTGTCCATCAGGCGACAAGCCGCTCCACGACATCGACCAGCCACTCGCTGCCCCAGAACGGCTCACCATCGACCATGAAGAACGGCGAGCCGAACACGCCCCTGGCGAGCGCGTGCTCGTTTTCCGCGACCAACCTCTGCTTCACCGCCTCGTCCTGCAGCCCTTCCCGCACCTCTGCGCGTTCGAACCCCAGCATGGCGGCGGCCTCGAGGGCAACCTCGGGATCGGCGGTGCTGCGCCCGTCGAGCCAGAATTTCCGGTAGGCGGCCTTGGCGAAGTCCGGCGCCTTCTCGGACGCCCTCGCTTCGATCCAGTAGAAGGCGCGCGCCGCGGGAAGCGAATGCTCGGGGAAGCCGGCCGGCACCTTGATCGTCAGGCCTTCGCGTCGCGCGAGGCGCGGTACGTCGATCTCGATCACGTAGCGCCGCTTCAGAGGGTGCTCGAGCGGCGACTGGCCGACGCTCTTGTAGACGGCGCCGAGCAGGAACGGCCGCCACCTGACGCGGTCGCGCGGGAGAACGGCATCGACCTTCATTGCCGTCAGGAAGCCATAGGGCGAGGCGAAGTCGAAATGGAAGTCGACTACGCCCGTCATCCGTAGGCCGGCGTCTCCGGCTCGAGCGGGACGATCCACTCCTTGTCGGGCGCGATCACGGCACCGCCGCGGCGCTGGCCGCGCTCGATCGCCGGCCACTTGGCGAGCAGCGCCGGCGGCAGCTCGCGGCCGTCGGATGCCGACAGCCAGAGCCGCATCAGGTGGCGTCTCGGCCGCGGCGGCGGATGGTCGACATAGGCGGTGCGGGCGTGGAACACGACGTGGTTGTGCAGGTACTGGATGTCGCCGGGCTGGAACGGGATCTTGAGGCAGAAACGCGGGTCGTCGCAGAGCGCGTAGAAGACGTCGAGCGCCTCGGCGAGCAGCGGCGTCACCTTGGGCGCCTCGGGAAAGCGCTGCACCGATTCGACGTACTGGCGCACCGGGGCGAAGCCGGTGAACGAACTCTTGTGCCAATGGAACAATGGCATCTCGTACCAGCCCTGGCCGCCCGCCGGCACCTCGCCGCGGCGGTCCATCGGGATCGGCCCGTAGAGCGCGGCGCAGAGGTCGGGCCGCGTGCGCATCATTTCGTCATGCACGGCGACGCCGCTCACGATGGCGCTCTCGCCACCCGACTGCGAGGTGGCGAGGCAGAGCAGCGCGACTACATCGCAGGAATCGACGTGAAAGGAGAGCTCGGCGTTGGTCTGGGTGATGCGCTTGTTGACGTCGGCGACCGAGGTGCCGATGTCGATGACATGGCCGATCAGGTGGCCGTTGCGGTTCTGCGCCACCGGATCGCCGATGTGGCGCGACAGGCCCCAGTAGACGCGCATGCGGAAGTCGGGATCCCAGCGCTCGACCGGCAGCCCGCGCAGGTAACCGAAGCCCAGCTCGTCCAGCACCCGCCGACGCAGGCCGGCGAGGCGAGGCGCGAGACCGGGCAGCGGGAAGTCGCCCTTCTCGATCCGGCGGATGTCGAGGCCGGCCGACTTTGTCGCCGCGGCCGCACGCTCGATTTCGTCGACCTCCTGGGCGCTCAAATGGAAGGCCCAGGAGTCGTAGTCGTGATAGGCGCTCGCCGACCAGGCGAAGGAGCCGCCGATCGGCCCCGGCGGCATCGCCGGGACGGGACGCGTCGAGCCCTCCATCACACGGCCTGCTTGCCGGGCGCGCAGCAGCCGCTGACCGGCTCGACGGGCTGGACCGCCGGACCGCAGCAGCCCGACGCGACCTCCTTGCCGTCAAGCGACGGACCGGGACCGTTGCACACGCCGGTCTCGGGCAGCACCAACTCGACCTTGCGCGCCGCCTCGTGGTCGCCCGCGATCTCGGCGGCGATCGAGCGCACCTGCTCGTAGCCCGTCAGCATGAGGAAGGTCGGCGCGCGACCGTAGCTCTTCATGCCGGCGAAGTAGAAGCCGGGTTCGGGCTGGGCGAGCTCCTTCGCGCCGTGCGGTCGCACCGTGCCGCAGCTGTGCAGGTTGGGATCGATCAGCGGCGCGAGTTCGGGCGGGCATTCGAGCGCCGGATCGAGCGACAGCCGCAGCTCGCGCAGGAAGTCGAGGTCCGGCCGGAAGCCGGTCGACACCACCAGCTCGTCGACCGTCACCGACTGCTCGCAGCAGGCCGAGGCCGAGGCGACGCGCAGGCGATCGCCCTCGCGGCTGATCGACGAGACGCGGAAGCCGGTCTCGACCTTCAGCTTGCCGCTGCCGACGAGAGCGGCGAAGGCGGTGCCGAGCGCGCCGCGCGCGGCGAGCTGGTCGTTGGCGCCGCCGCCGAACGCCTTTTCCGGCGCATCGCCACGCAGCAGCCACAGCAGCTCGGTGTCGGGCTCGGCGTCCTTGAGCCTGGCGAGATCGATCAGCGTGCCGATCGCCGAGTGGCCCGAGCCCAGCACCGCCACCACCTTGCCGGCATAACGCGCGCGCTCGCGCCCGAGCACGTCCGGCATGCCGTAGGAAACGCGTTCCTGGGCCTGGTGCTCGCCGACCGCGGGCAGGCCGTTGGCACCGGCCGGGTTGGGCGAGAACCAGGTGCCGGTCGCATCGATCACGGCATCGGCGCGCAGGCGCTCCGGGCCACGGCCGTTCTGGTAGCGGATTTCGAACGGCGCGGCCTCACGGCCCTTGCTCTTGACCTTGTCGAAGCCGACGCGACCGATGCCCGTCACCAGGCTCCTGGTGCGGATGTGATTCTTGAGCCGGGTGCGCGTGGCCAGCGGCTCGAGATATCGTTCGAGCAGTTCGGCGCCGGTCGGGTAGTGGTCGGGCTGCGGCTTGTTCCAGCCGGTCTCGGCCAGCAGCCGCTCAGCCGCCTTGTCGATGTTGTACTCCCAGGGCGAGAAGACCTGGACGTGGCTCCACTGGCGCACCGCATGGCCGACCGTCGGTCCCGCCTCCAGAACGATCGGCTCCATGCCGCGCTCGAGAACATGGGCCGCGGCGGCCAGGCCGACGGGCCCGGCGCCCAAGATGGCGACCGTCTTAGTGGCAACTGCCTCACTCATCTCATCCTCCTAGAAACATCGAAATAGTTGGTCAAAAAAAGGTCACGCCACTTTGGGCAGCGCGACCGGCGGGCAGGTCCCCTCGGCGCAACACTCCTCGGCCATGTAGCCCAGCAGGTCGTGCATGGAATCGTAGTTGGCGTGGCAGACCAGCGTGGTGCCTTCGCGCGTCTGCGTGACCAGATCGACCACCACCAAGCTCTTCAAATGATGCGACAGCGTCGACGCCGCGATGTCGAGCTTGGCCTGGAGACGGCCGACCGAAAGCCCTTCCGCCCCAGCGCGTACCAGCGTGCGGTAGATCCTGAGCCGGGTCGGATTACCCAAGGCCTCTAGGCGGGCGGCGGCATCGTCGAGCTTCATGCCATCCAGATAGGCGGCGAAGCAAGCACTGTCAACCGTATTTCTAGAAATTTAGAAATAGCGAGACGCACCTCTGCCCACTTGGCCGGGCAGCAGGAAACTGATCACCCAGCAGGCGATCAGCATGGCGGCCGAACCCAACAGGCAGGCCGTCACGCCGCCCACTTGATAAAGCGCGCCAGAGAGCAGGATGCCGATCAGGCGGCCGACAGCGTTGGCGGCATAGTAGAAGCCGACATCCTCGGCGGCTTTCTCCGAACCGGCATAGGCCAGGATCAGATAGGAGTGCAGCGCGGAGTTCACCGCAAACGGCAGGCCGAACAACGCGAGCCCGATCGCCAGCACGAGGTCAGGGCGCCAGAGGTTGGGATCCTGCAACAGCGCCGCCAGCGCCACCGGGACGGCGACGAGCAGGCCCGTCCACAGGCGCGCATTCGGGACCTCGCGGCTCAGGCCGTCAGCGCTGCGCGTCACCAGCGCCGGCGCCACCGACTGCACACCGCCATAGGCAATGGTCCAGGCGGCGAGGAAGGCGCCGACCTCGACGAAGCGCCAGCCGGCGGCGTAGAGGAACACCGGCAGGCCGACCACGAACCAGACGTCGCGCGCGCCGAACAGGAAGATGCGCGCCGTCGCCAGCAAGTTCACCCCGCGCGACTTGGCGAACAGCTCGCGCATGGTCTTCGATGCCTTCGCCTTGCCGAACTGGCGCGGCAACAGCACGAGGCCAGCCAGCAGGATCGCACCGATCAGAGCCGCCATCAGCCACAGCGCCGGCGCGAAGCCGATCACCTCCAGCAGCAGGCCGCCGACGAAGAAGCCCAGTCCCTTCATCGCGTTCTTCGAACCGGTGAGCCAGGCGACCCACTTGAAGAGCTGTCCCGAGTCCTCGGCCGCCGTCGCCTTGATCGCCGACTTCGATGCCGTCTTGGTGAAATCCTTGGCAAGACCGGCGATACCTTGGGCGGCCACCACCCATACCACCGAGGCGGCCGCGGTCCACGACGGATCGAGCGCCGACAGCATGACGAGGCCGGCGATCTGGAGGAACTGGCCGACGGCCAACATGCGCGGAATGCCGAAGCGCACGGCCAGCCAGCCACCAAGCAGGTTGGCGACGATGCCGGCGAACTCGTAGAGCAGGAACAGGAAGGCGAGCGTGAAGGGCGAGTAGCCGAGCTGGAAGAAGTGCAGCAGGACCAACATGCGCAACGCGCCGTCGACCAGGGTGAAGCCCCAGTAGGAGGCCGTCACGATCAGATAGTCGCGGACCGCCGGCGCCATCTCAAGGCTCCGCGTCGATCACTTTGTTGGCGAGATCGACCATGCGGCAGACATACCCCATCTCGTTGTCGTACCAGGCATAGACCTTGAGCAACGTGCCGTCGGTCACCAGCGTGCTCGGACCGTCGACGATCGAGCTGCGCGTGTCGTTGCAATAGTCGGCCGACACCAGCGGCCGGCTCTCGTAGCCCAGGATCCCGGCGAGCGGTCCTTGCGCCGCCCCGGCGAAGAGGTCGTTGACCTCGGCTTCGGTCGTCGCGCGCTTCATCTCGAAAACGCAGTCGGTCAGGCTGGCGTTGAGCACCGGGGCGCGCACGGCATGGCCGTTCAGCTTGCCCTTCAATTCGGGGTAGATCAGCGCAATCGCCGTGGCGCTGCCCGTCGTCGTCGGCTGCAGCGACAGCATGGCCGAGCGCGCACGCCGCAGGTCCTTGTGTGGCGCATCGATCACGACATTGGTGTTGGTCGGATCGTGGATGGTCGTGATCTGGCCGTGCCTGATGCCGATCGCCTCGTGCACGACTTTCACCACGGGCGCCAGGCAATTGGTCGTGCACGACGCCGCGGTGAGCAGCCGGTGTCGCTCGGGGTCGTAGAGACTGTCGTTGACGCCGACCACGACGTTCAGCGCGCGCTCGTCCTTGACCGGGGCCGCCACGATCACGCGCTTCACGCCGCGCTGGAAGTAGGCGTCGATCTGCTCGGGCTTGAGGAACTTGCCGGTGCATTCCAGCACCATCTCGCAGCCGAGGTCGCCCCACGCCACCTCGCCGGGCGAGGCTTCGGCGCTGAAGCCGAGTCGCTTGCCGCCGACCGCGATGCCTTTCTCGCCATCGACCTCGAAGGAGGTGTGCCAGCGGCCATGCACGCTGTCGAATTCCAGCAGATGTGCCGTCGCCGCCGCGCCGCCCTTGATCTCGTTCAGGTGCACGACGTCCAGCCGATGGTCCCGGCCGGGATCGTCCTGCGGCCGGAACACACCGCCCATCGCCGCCCGCAGCACCAGCCGGCCCATGCGCCCCATGCCGTTGATGCCGACCCTCATGCGGCGCTCCCTCAGACCGGTGCCCGAGTATGGTCGCCGATCTCGTCGAGCCTCTTCTTGAGCGCCATGCGATCGAGCGAGGTGCAGGGCAGGTTGATGAAGATCTCGAGCCGGCGGCGAATCATGCCATAGAGCTCGTTGATCACCGTGGCACGCTCTGTCGGCGAGCCGGTGAACTTGGCCGGATCGGGCAGCGGCCACGACGCCGTCACCAGCCGGTCACCGACATCCGGACAGTCCTGGCCGCGCAGCGTGTCGCAGAGCGTGATGACGAAATCCATGCGCGGGGCGTCGGGGCCGGCGAACTCGTT
This genomic interval carries:
- a CDS encoding TauD/TfdA family dioxygenase; the protein is MEGSTRPVPAMPPGPIGGSFAWSASAYHDYDSWAFHLSAQEVDEIERAAAATKSAGLDIRRIEKGDFPLPGLAPRLAGLRRRVLDELGFGYLRGLPVERWDPDFRMRVYWGLSRHIGDPVAQNRNGHLIGHVIDIGTSVADVNKRITQTNAELSFHVDSCDVVALLCLATSQSGGESAIVSGVAVHDEMMRTRPDLCAALYGPIPMDRRGEVPAGGQGWYEMPLFHWHKSSFTGFAPVRQYVESVQRFPEAPKVTPLLAEALDVFYALCDDPRFCLKIPFQPGDIQYLHNHVVFHARTAYVDHPPPRPRRHLMRLWLSASDGRELPPALLAKWPAIERGQRRGGAVIAPDKEWIVPLEPETPAYG
- a CDS encoding NAD(P)-binding domain-containing protein, whose amino-acid sequence is MSEAVATKTVAILGAGPVGLAAAAHVLERGMEPIVLEAGPTVGHAVRQWSHVQVFSPWEYNIDKAAERLLAETGWNKPQPDHYPTGAELLERYLEPLATRTRLKNHIRTRSLVTGIGRVGFDKVKSKGREAAPFEIRYQNGRGPERLRADAVIDATGTWFSPNPAGANGLPAVGEHQAQERVSYGMPDVLGRERARYAGKVVAVLGSGHSAIGTLIDLARLKDAEPDTELLWLLRGDAPEKAFGGGANDQLAARGALGTAFAALVGSGKLKVETGFRVSSISREGDRLRVASASACCEQSVTVDELVVSTGFRPDLDFLRELRLSLDPALECPPELAPLIDPNLHSCGTVRPHGAKELAQPEPGFYFAGMKSYGRAPTFLMLTGYEQVRSIAAEIAGDHEAARKVELVLPETGVCNGPGPSLDGKEVASGCCGPAVQPVEPVSGCCAPGKQAV
- a CDS encoding helix-turn-helix transcriptional regulator, yielding MKLDDAAARLEALGNPTRLRIYRTLVRAGAEGLSVGRLQAKLDIAASTLSHHLKSLVVVDLVTQTREGTTLVCHANYDSMHDLLGYMAEECCAEGTCPPVALPKVA
- the arsJ gene encoding organoarsenical effux MFS transporter ArsJ, which translates into the protein MAPAVRDYLIVTASYWGFTLVDGALRMLVLLHFFQLGYSPFTLAFLFLLYEFAGIVANLLGGWLAVRFGIPRMLAVGQFLQIAGLVMLSALDPSWTAAASVVWVVAAQGIAGLAKDFTKTASKSAIKATAAEDSGQLFKWVAWLTGSKNAMKGLGFFVGGLLLEVIGFAPALWLMAALIGAILLAGLVLLPRQFGKAKASKTMRELFAKSRGVNLLATARIFLFGARDVWFVVGLPVFLYAAGWRFVEVGAFLAAWTIAYGGVQSVAPALVTRSADGLSREVPNARLWTGLLVAVPVALAALLQDPNLWRPDLVLAIGLALFGLPFAVNSALHSYLILAYAGSEKAAEDVGFYYAANAVGRLIGILLSGALYQVGGVTACLLGSAAMLIACWVISFLLPGQVGRGASRYF
- a CDS encoding ArsJ-associated glyceraldehyde-3-phosphate dehydrogenase, giving the protein MRVGINGMGRMGRLVLRAAMGGVFRPQDDPGRDHRLDVVHLNEIKGGAAATAHLLEFDSVHGRWHTSFEVDGEKGIAVGGKRLGFSAEASPGEVAWGDLGCEMVLECTGKFLKPEQIDAYFQRGVKRVIVAAPVKDERALNVVVGVNDSLYDPERHRLLTAASCTTNCLAPVVKVVHEAIGIRHGQITTIHDPTNTNVVIDAPHKDLRRARSAMLSLQPTTTGSATAIALIYPELKGKLNGHAVRAPVLNASLTDCVFEMKRATTEAEVNDLFAGAAQGPLAGILGYESRPLVSADYCNDTRSSIVDGPSTLVTDGTLLKVYAWYDNEMGYVCRMVDLANKVIDAEP